A section of the Amblyomma americanum isolate KBUSLIRL-KWMA chromosome 2, ASM5285725v1, whole genome shotgun sequence genome encodes:
- the LOC144121593 gene encoding uncharacterized protein LOC144121593, producing MPKNRWRNWHDRPLSFEMAMSAKARTRVSKPHYELMLDFTEQHPALAHAVSPLSVGYTAARRRELWQEVANLLNAVGPVVKSVPLWRHTWQVWCTRCNREEAQFLAAGRGTGGGRRPGLPGRVCKLRAPDLVQGVADPMFSSSSQACEPAPCVRGGGTRDERPAAGRGALSI from the exons ATGCCAAAAAATCGCTGGCGGAATTGGCATGATAGACCGTTATCATTTGAAATGGCCATGTCTGCCAAGGCACGCACGCGCGTGTCGAAGCCACATTACGAACTAATGCTTGATTTCACGGAGCAGCACCCGGCGCTAGCTCACGCTGTCTCACCCCTTTCCGTGGGTTACACGGCGGCTCGCAGGCGCGAGCTGTGGCAGGAGGTTGCGAACCTGCTCAACGCCGTGGGCCCCGTTGTCAAAAGTGTGCCCCTCTGGCGCCACACGTGGCAGGTGTGGTGCACCCGGTGCAATAGGGAGGAGGCACAGTTTTTGGCAGCGGGAAG GGGCACTGGAGGCGGCAGGCGGCCGGGGCTGCCAGGCCGTGTGTGCAAGCTGCGGGCGCCAGACCTCGTGCAAGGCGTCGCAGATCCCATGTTTTCTTCCTCCAGCCAGGCATGTG AACCAGCCCCGTGTGTCCGTGGGGGAGGTACCAGGGACGAGCGGCCTGCAGCAGGCAGAGGCGCGCTCTCCATCTG A
- the LOC144121595 gene encoding uncharacterized protein LOC144121595 isoform X1 yields the protein MSKSKKRCAVPGCSSIAGAPGVSFHQFPAQNERKRMWTQALGVPEQSNRPVCSAHFTRDAFEGSPQARASAGYKKRRLRCDAVPTVAGAQGRTSVEGHLTKPEEAEPTDVSAPWIPSASSLNLSSPRIDHGYCRLVTASTQTHITAMDKKKSIGVQASFQIKAMEDECMQTESVLLPEASTTKCQADGTSEDSLNTSLEFVAEGSIIRCSTSLNHQHALSLSAVEPSPVKFPCDDTYEPSRDKSILCGKMNSKMC from the exons aTGAGCAAGAGCAAGAAACGCTGCGCAGTCCCaggctgctcgagcatcgcaggcGCTCCTGGAGTGTCCTTCCACCAATTCCCTGCTCAGAATGAGCGGAAAAGAATGTGGACGCAAGCTCTGGGGGTTCCGGAGCAATCGAATCGGCCGGTGTGCTCGGCGCATTTCACCCGAGACGCCTTCGAAGGGTCACCACAAGCTCGTGCATCCGCTGGCTACAAGAAGCGACGGCTACGATGCGACGCCGTGCCGACGGTGGCAGGCGCCCAAGGAAGAACATCGGTAGAA GGGCACCTAACCAAACCTGAAGAAGCTGAACCTACTGATGTTTCTGCACCATGGATACCATCTGCTTCAAGCTTAAAC CTATCAAGTCCCAGAATTGACCACGGCTACTGCAGGCTGGTCACTGCTTCCACACAGACCCATATCACTGCTATGGATAAAAAGAAGTCTATAG GTGTACAGGCCAGCTTCCAGATCAAAGCCATGGAAGATGAATGTATGCAGACAGAGTCTGTGTTGCTCCCTGAAGCAAGCACCACAAAATGCCAAGCAGATGGCACATCTGAAGATTCCTTGAACACATCATTGGAGTTTGTTGCAGAAGGTTCCATCATAAGGTGCTCAACATCACTGAATCATCAACATGCATTGTCACTCTCAGCAGTTGAGCCATCCCCTGTGAAGTTCCCTTGTGATGACACCTATGAGCCGTCACGTGACAAGTCCATTTT ATGTGGGAAGATGAACAGCAAAATGTGCTGA
- the LOC144121595 gene encoding uncharacterized protein LOC144121595 isoform X2, whose translation MSKSKKRCAVPGCSSIAGAPGVSFHQFPAQNERKRMWTQALGVPEQSNRPVCSAHFTRDAFEGSPQARASAGYKKRRLRCDAVPTVAGAQGRTSVELSSPRIDHGYCRLVTASTQTHITAMDKKKSIGVQASFQIKAMEDECMQTESVLLPEASTTKCQADGTSEDSLNTSLEFVAEGSIIRCSTSLNHQHALSLSAVEPSPVKFPCDDTYEPSRDKSILCGKMNSKMC comes from the exons aTGAGCAAGAGCAAGAAACGCTGCGCAGTCCCaggctgctcgagcatcgcaggcGCTCCTGGAGTGTCCTTCCACCAATTCCCTGCTCAGAATGAGCGGAAAAGAATGTGGACGCAAGCTCTGGGGGTTCCGGAGCAATCGAATCGGCCGGTGTGCTCGGCGCATTTCACCCGAGACGCCTTCGAAGGGTCACCACAAGCTCGTGCATCCGCTGGCTACAAGAAGCGACGGCTACGATGCGACGCCGTGCCGACGGTGGCAGGCGCCCAAGGAAGAACATCGGTAGAA CTATCAAGTCCCAGAATTGACCACGGCTACTGCAGGCTGGTCACTGCTTCCACACAGACCCATATCACTGCTATGGATAAAAAGAAGTCTATAG GTGTACAGGCCAGCTTCCAGATCAAAGCCATGGAAGATGAATGTATGCAGACAGAGTCTGTGTTGCTCCCTGAAGCAAGCACCACAAAATGCCAAGCAGATGGCACATCTGAAGATTCCTTGAACACATCATTGGAGTTTGTTGCAGAAGGTTCCATCATAAGGTGCTCAACATCACTGAATCATCAACATGCATTGTCACTCTCAGCAGTTGAGCCATCCCCTGTGAAGTTCCCTTGTGATGACACCTATGAGCCGTCACGTGACAAGTCCATTTT ATGTGGGAAGATGAACAGCAAAATGTGCTGA